The following are encoded together in the Leptolyngbyaceae cyanobacterium genome:
- a CDS encoding transposase, which yields MTPNPRKKASSEFNLGKIKGKEIIANFSGGRITSNAGIVLIAELDKKLKISHRFADSFQDYRNSSYIDYSVEQLVTQ from the coding sequence ATGACTCCCAATCCTCGAAAGAAAGCCAGTTCGGAATTTAATTTAGGAAAAATTAAAGGAAAAGAAATCATCGCTAATTTTTCGGGAGGGAGAATCACTTCAAATGCCGGAATTGTTTTAATAGCTGAATTAGATAAAAAATTAAAGATTAGCCACCGATTCGCTGATTCTTTCCAAGATTATAGAAATTCCTCTTATATAGATTATTCAGTTGAGCAATTAGTCACCCAA